A window from Bosea sp. ANAM02 encodes these proteins:
- a CDS encoding ABC transporter permease: MATYLIRRLLIAIPSLLGISVILFTILALAPGDPFSEMATNPNVPPEVREALRASFGLNDPVMVRYLRWLSNMAQGDWGFSFASRINVDDLILQRLPTTLFVVGSSQILALCIALPVGIYAATRPYSVFDQIANTLAFIGFSLPTFFTGLLFILVFSVTLDWFPFVYRSDIAATGWRWYWEMFRQAIMPITVLGLFQAASYTRYVRSAVLDVIRLDYVTTARAKGLSERRVTLRHITRNALIPVVTLVALQMPAVFGGALVTEQIFRVPGIGSLLIDAILANDTPVIMAVTFVFSCLVVFFNLIADILYGWLDPRISFS, from the coding sequence ATGGCGACATATCTCATCAGGCGGCTGCTCATCGCCATCCCCAGCCTGCTCGGGATCAGCGTGATCCTGTTCACGATCCTGGCGCTGGCGCCGGGCGATCCGTTCTCGGAAATGGCGACGAATCCGAACGTCCCGCCTGAAGTCCGCGAGGCGCTGCGCGCCAGCTTCGGCCTCAACGATCCGGTCATGGTGCGCTATCTGCGCTGGCTGTCGAATATGGCGCAGGGTGACTGGGGCTTCTCATTCGCCAGCCGCATCAATGTCGACGACCTGATCCTGCAGCGCCTGCCGACGACGCTGTTCGTGGTCGGCTCCTCGCAGATCCTGGCGCTGTGCATCGCACTCCCGGTCGGCATCTACGCGGCGACGCGCCCCTATTCGGTCTTCGACCAGATCGCCAACACGCTGGCCTTCATCGGCTTCTCCCTGCCGACCTTCTTCACCGGCCTGCTCTTCATCCTGGTGTTCTCGGTCACGCTGGACTGGTTCCCCTTCGTCTACCGCTCCGACATCGCCGCGACTGGCTGGCGCTGGTACTGGGAGATGTTCCGCCAGGCGATCATGCCGATCACTGTGCTCGGCCTGTTCCAGGCCGCCTCCTACACGCGCTATGTCCGTTCGGCCGTGCTCGACGTCATCCGGCTCGACTATGTCACCACGGCACGCGCCAAGGGCCTGAGCGAGCGCCGGGTCACGCTCCGGCACATCACGCGCAACGCGCTGATCCCGGTCGTGACGCTTGTCGCCCTGCAGATGCCCGCCGTGTTCGGCGGCGCCCTCGTCACCGAGCAGATCTTTCGCGTGCCGGGCATCGGCTCGCTGCTCATCGACGCGATCCTCGCCAACGACACGCCGGTCATCATGGCCGTGACCTTCGTGTTCTCCTGCCTGGTCGTCTTCTTCAACCTCATCGCGGATATTCTTTATGGCTGGCTCGACCCTCGCATCTCCTTCAGCTGA
- a CDS encoding nucleotide sugar dehydrogenase gives MSASASPRPVTGSGLSDQLARIAAKTYRIGIIGLGYVGIPLALTACKAGFQVVGFDIDAKRVAQINRGESFIKHIPTEAIAAAIREDRFRATTDFDELRDVDAIIIAVPTPLTKHREPDLSYVEATAKAIAPRLRKGHLVVLESTTWPGTTDEIMRPIFEKTGLKSGVDFHLAFSPEREDPGNPDFGTSTIPKVVGGDGADALELANAVYGALVVKTVPVSSSATAEAVKLTENIFRAVNIALVNELKVIYGKMGIDVWEVIDAAKTKPFGFMPFYPGPGLGGHCIPIDPFYLTWKAREFDVTTRFIELAGQINTAMPHWVVDRVAEALDRQQGRGLNRAKILVMGIAYKKNIDDMRESPSLRLIELLEERGATADYHDPHVAVIPPTREHANLTGRVSATLSPETIKGYDAVLIATDHDAVDYKALVAAARLVVDTRNACAKAGLTGDNIVKA, from the coding sequence ATGTCAGCTTCGGCGTCTCCTCGCCCCGTCACCGGCTCCGGCCTTTCCGATCAGCTCGCACGCATCGCAGCCAAGACCTATCGGATCGGCATCATCGGTCTCGGCTATGTCGGTATCCCGCTGGCGCTGACGGCCTGCAAGGCGGGCTTCCAGGTCGTCGGGTTCGACATCGATGCCAAGCGCGTCGCCCAGATCAACCGCGGCGAGAGCTTCATCAAGCATATCCCCACCGAGGCGATCGCCGCCGCGATCAGGGAAGACCGCTTCCGCGCCACGACCGATTTCGACGAGCTGCGCGACGTCGACGCGATCATCATCGCCGTGCCGACGCCGCTGACCAAGCATCGCGAGCCGGACCTGAGCTATGTCGAGGCGACGGCCAAGGCGATCGCACCGCGCCTGCGCAAGGGTCATCTGGTCGTGCTTGAATCGACGACATGGCCCGGCACGACGGACGAGATCATGCGCCCGATCTTCGAGAAGACCGGCCTCAAGAGCGGCGTCGATTTCCACCTCGCCTTCTCGCCCGAGCGCGAGGACCCCGGCAACCCGGATTTCGGCACCTCGACCATCCCGAAGGTGGTCGGCGGCGACGGCGCGGATGCGCTGGAGCTGGCCAACGCGGTCTATGGCGCGCTCGTGGTCAAGACCGTGCCTGTCTCCTCCTCGGCCACGGCAGAGGCGGTCAAGCTGACCGAGAACATCTTCCGCGCCGTCAACATCGCGCTCGTGAACGAGCTCAAGGTGATCTACGGCAAGATGGGCATCGATGTCTGGGAGGTGATCGATGCCGCCAAGACCAAGCCCTTCGGCTTCATGCCGTTCTATCCGGGCCCTGGCCTCGGCGGGCACTGCATCCCGATCGACCCGTTCTACCTGACGTGGAAGGCACGCGAGTTCGACGTCACCACCCGCTTCATTGAGCTCGCCGGCCAGATCAACACGGCCATGCCGCATTGGGTGGTCGACCGCGTCGCCGAGGCGCTCGACCGCCAGCAGGGCCGCGGGCTCAACAGGGCGAAGATCCTGGTGATGGGCATCGCCTACAAGAAGAACATCGACGACATGCGCGAGAGCCCCTCGCTGCGCCTGATCGAGCTGCTCGAGGAGCGCGGCGCCACGGCCGATTATCACGACCCGCACGTCGCCGTGATCCCGCCGACCCGCGAGCATGCCAATCTGACCGGCCGCGTCTCGGCCACACTTTCGCCCGAGACGATCAAGGGCTATGACGCCGTGCTGATCGCGACAGACCATGACGCGGTCGACTACAAGGCGCTCGTCGCTGCGGCCCGCCTCGTCGTCGACACGCGCAATGCCTGCGCTAAGGCCGGCCTGACCGGCGACAATATCGTCAAGGCCTGA
- a CDS encoding putative sulfate exporter family transporter, which translates to MHAPAPSPAPTNSLLQNAGRILPGLGLCAGISAVAFVLEHIEALATGRAWLEALVLAILIGTAIRSIWTPSEIWRPGIAFSAKMVLEIAIVLLGASLNVAMIMAAGPALLIGIAVVVALALVVSFLLGRALGLPKRMAVLVACGNSICGNSAIAAVAPVIGADGKDVAASIAFTAVLGVLVVLGLPLLVPLLHMSETQYGVLAGLTVYAVPQVLAATAPVAAASVQIGTLVKLVRVLMLGPVVLTLSILGHRLRDDREAGTGGASPASRRLAVNKLVPWFIIAFLGMAALRSHGLIPEMALAPLAKTASVLTIISMAALGLGVDVRVVARAGGRVTAAVTLSLIALTAVSLGLIRLLGIA; encoded by the coding sequence ATGCACGCCCCCGCCCCCTCGCCTGCACCGACCAATTCCCTGTTGCAGAACGCAGGACGCATCCTGCCAGGCCTCGGCCTCTGTGCAGGCATCAGCGCCGTCGCCTTCGTGCTGGAACATATCGAAGCCCTCGCAACCGGTCGCGCCTGGCTGGAGGCGCTGGTGCTGGCGATCCTGATCGGCACGGCCATCCGCTCGATCTGGACGCCCTCCGAAATCTGGCGGCCTGGCATCGCCTTCTCCGCGAAGATGGTGCTGGAGATCGCCATCGTGCTGCTCGGAGCCTCCTTGAACGTGGCGATGATCATGGCCGCCGGACCGGCGCTGCTGATCGGAATCGCGGTGGTGGTGGCGCTGGCGCTCGTCGTCAGTTTCCTGCTGGGCCGTGCCCTGGGTTTGCCGAAGCGCATGGCGGTTCTGGTCGCCTGCGGCAATTCCATCTGCGGCAATTCGGCCATCGCCGCCGTCGCGCCGGTGATCGGCGCCGACGGCAAGGATGTCGCCGCCTCGATCGCCTTCACCGCAGTGCTGGGCGTTCTGGTGGTGCTCGGACTGCCCCTGCTCGTCCCGCTCCTGCACATGAGCGAGACGCAATACGGCGTCCTGGCAGGGCTGACGGTCTATGCCGTCCCGCAGGTGCTGGCCGCGACCGCTCCCGTTGCGGCCGCCAGCGTCCAGATCGGCACCCTCGTCAAGCTGGTGCGCGTGCTGATGCTCGGCCCCGTCGTGCTGACGCTCTCGATCCTGGGACACCGGTTACGGGACGACCGGGAAGCCGGCACCGGCGGCGCCAGCCCGGCTTCGCGACGCCTGGCCGTCAACAAGCTCGTGCCCTGGTTCATCATCGCCTTCCTCGGCATGGCGGCGCTGCGCAGCCACGGCCTCATCCCGGAGATGGCGCTCGCCCCCCTCGCCAAGACAGCGAGCGTGCTCACCATCATTTCGATGGCGGCGCTGGGGCTCGGGGTCGATGTCCGGGTCGTCGCCCGTGCCGGCGGGCGGGTCACCGCCGCTGTGACGCTATCCCTGATCGCCCTGACGGCCGTCAGCCTCGGCCTGATCCGCCTGCTCGGCATCGCCTGA
- a CDS encoding ABC transporter ATP-binding protein → MTSPILTVSNLTTSFRVEGQWKSVVRNISFDIKPKETLAVVGESGSGKSVTALSIMRLTPPQSSKIEGSIKLNDKELLTLPDAEMRHIRGNEIAMIFQEPMTSLNPVLTIGFQIAEALILHRGLSRSEAEAETIRLLEKVRIPAAKSRFHEYPHRFSGGMRQRVMIAMALACKPKLLIADEPTTALDVTIQAQTLELIKTLQEEEGMSVLFITHDMGVVAEIADRTVVMYNGDEVETGATEDIFANPKKPYTKALISAVPKLGSMIGKARPMRFPVVDRNTGESDVPVEVPDTVKAAERPVLEVAGLTTRFEIRGGLLSAVKGRVHAVENVSFSLMAGETLALVGESGCGKSTTGRSVMRLIEPLAGSVLLDGVDVLKLNQTDLREQRKRMQMIFQDPFASLNPRMNVGTAVAEPLLINHLASRSEARDKVADLLQRVGLQPDMANRFPHEFSGGQRQRICIARALAVEPRLIVADEAVSALDVSVKAQVVNLMLDLQARMGLGYLFISHDMAVVERVSHRVAVMYLGEIVEIGPREAIFQNPQHPYTKRLLAAVPIADPARRLQKRPVSNDEIKSPVRPPDYVPPVRQYREVSPGHAVMIWGEEWEKKDPAAIAA, encoded by the coding sequence ATGACCTCACCGATCCTGACCGTATCGAATCTCACCACCTCCTTCCGGGTGGAAGGCCAGTGGAAGTCGGTCGTCCGCAACATCTCCTTCGACATCAAGCCGAAGGAGACGCTCGCGGTCGTCGGCGAGTCCGGCTCCGGCAAGAGCGTGACCGCGCTGTCGATCATGCGCCTGACCCCGCCGCAATCGAGCAAGATCGAGGGCTCGATCAAGCTCAACGACAAGGAGCTGCTGACGCTGCCGGATGCGGAGATGCGCCATATCCGCGGCAACGAGATCGCGATGATCTTCCAGGAGCCGATGACCTCGCTGAACCCGGTGCTGACCATCGGTTTCCAGATCGCGGAAGCGCTGATCCTGCATCGCGGCCTGTCGCGCTCGGAGGCCGAGGCCGAGACCATCCGCCTGCTGGAGAAGGTCCGCATCCCCGCGGCGAAGTCGCGCTTCCACGAGTATCCGCACCGCTTCTCGGGCGGCATGCGTCAGCGCGTGATGATCGCGATGGCGCTGGCCTGCAAGCCGAAGCTGCTGATCGCCGACGAGCCGACCACCGCGCTCGACGTGACGATCCAGGCGCAGACGCTGGAGCTGATCAAGACGCTGCAGGAGGAAGAGGGCATGTCCGTCCTCTTCATCACCCACGACATGGGCGTCGTCGCCGAAATCGCCGACCGCACGGTCGTGATGTACAACGGTGACGAGGTCGAGACCGGCGCGACCGAGGACATCTTCGCCAACCCGAAGAAGCCCTATACGAAGGCGCTGATTTCGGCCGTGCCGAAGCTCGGCTCGATGATCGGCAAGGCGCGCCCGATGCGCTTTCCGGTCGTCGACCGCAATACCGGCGAGTCCGACGTGCCGGTCGAGGTGCCCGATACCGTCAAGGCGGCCGAGCGCCCGGTCCTCGAGGTCGCGGGCCTGACCACGCGCTTCGAGATCCGCGGCGGCCTGCTCTCCGCGGTCAAGGGCCGGGTGCACGCGGTCGAGAACGTCTCGTTCAGCCTGATGGCCGGCGAGACGCTGGCGCTGGTCGGCGAATCCGGCTGCGGCAAGTCGACGACCGGCCGCTCGGTGATGCGCCTGATCGAGCCGCTCGCGGGTTCGGTCCTGCTCGACGGCGTCGACGTGCTGAAGCTCAACCAGACCGACCTGCGCGAGCAGCGCAAGCGCATGCAGATGATCTTCCAGGATCCGTTCGCCTCGCTGAACCCGCGCATGAACGTGGGCACCGCCGTCGCCGAGCCGCTGCTGATCAACCACCTCGCCAGCCGCTCGGAAGCACGCGACAAGGTCGCCGATCTGCTCCAGCGCGTCGGCCTGCAGCCGGATATGGCGAACCGCTTCCCGCACGAGTTCTCGGGCGGCCAGCGCCAGCGCATCTGCATCGCGCGCGCGCTCGCGGTCGAGCCGCGCCTGATCGTGGCCGACGAGGCGGTCTCGGCGCTCGACGTCTCGGTGAAGGCGCAGGTGGTCAACCTGATGCTCGACCTGCAGGCGCGCATGGGCCTGGGCTATCTCTTCATCTCGCACGACATGGCGGTGGTGGAGCGCGTCAGCCATCGCGTCGCGGTGATGTATCTCGGCGAAATCGTCGAGATCGGCCCGCGCGAGGCGATCTTCCAGAACCCGCAGCACCCCTATACCAAGCGCCTGCTTGCGGCGGTCCCGATCGCCGATCCGGCGCGTCGCCTGCAGAAGCGCCCGGTCTCGAACGACGAGATCAAGAGCCCCGTCCGCCCGCCCGACTATGTGCCGCCGGTACGCCAGTATCGCGAGGTCTCGCCGGGCCATGCCGTAATGATCTGGGGCGAGGAATGGGAGAAGAAGGACCCGGCCGCCATCGCGGCCTGA
- a CDS encoding SDR family oxidoreductase, with product MELEGKTVVVTGASSGIGAAGAELFAKEGANVVLGARRSAELGALAARIQAANGRAVVLAGDVRDAGYAEALVDLAVREFGGLDGAFNNAGIVGEMLPVPDMAKAIWDDVISVNLTSAFLAAKAQIPAIRKRGGGSIVFTSSFVGFSNGGLPGMGAYAASKAGMNGLAQSLASDHASEGIRVTALMPGGTITPAGGEGNPDVMSFVANLHPMKRMASAQEIAQAALFLLSDRSSFMTGSPMIVDGGMSVRLL from the coding sequence GTGGAACTGGAAGGGAAGACGGTCGTCGTGACGGGCGCCAGCAGCGGGATCGGCGCGGCGGGGGCGGAACTGTTCGCGAAGGAAGGGGCCAATGTGGTGCTGGGCGCCCGCCGGTCCGCCGAGCTCGGGGCGCTGGCGGCTCGAATCCAGGCTGCTAACGGCAGGGCGGTTGTCCTGGCGGGTGACGTCCGGGACGCGGGCTACGCCGAGGCGCTGGTCGACCTGGCGGTCCGGGAGTTCGGAGGTCTCGACGGCGCGTTCAACAACGCGGGCATCGTGGGGGAGATGTTGCCGGTACCCGACATGGCGAAGGCAATCTGGGACGATGTGATATCCGTCAATCTCACCTCCGCCTTCCTGGCGGCGAAGGCACAGATCCCCGCTATCAGGAAGCGCGGCGGCGGCTCGATCGTGTTCACCTCGTCCTTCGTGGGCTTCAGCAACGGCGGGTTGCCGGGCATGGGGGCCTATGCGGCATCCAAGGCCGGCATGAACGGGCTGGCGCAGTCATTGGCATCGGACCATGCCTCGGAAGGCATCCGCGTGACCGCGCTGATGCCGGGAGGCACGATCACCCCCGCGGGAGGCGAGGGAAATCCCGATGTGATGAGCTTCGTCGCGAACCTTCATCCGATGAAACGCATGGCGAGCGCGCAAGAGATCGCTCAGGCGGCGCTTTTCCTCCTGTCGGACCGATCAAGTTTCATGACGGGAAGCCCGATGATCGTCGATGGCGGCATGTCGGTTCGATTGCTCTGA
- a CDS encoding Gfo/Idh/MocA family oxidoreductase produces the protein MTSFALIGAAGYIAPRHMKAIKAVGGDLKVAFDPNDSVGIIDSHFPQAHFFTEFERFDRHVDKLRRRDERIDYVAICSPNYLHDAHIRFGLRAGSDVICEKPLVLNPWNIDGLIEIERDSGRKVNTILQLRLHPAIQALKQRIATSNERHSVDLTYITSRGRWYHASWKGDDAKSGGVATNIGVHFFDMLAYVFGPLKSQTANLREGERAGGLLSYEKADVRWFLSVDSNDLPDSVKGQKTTYRSITMDGEEVEFSEGFTDLHTRSYEEILAGKGYGLEDVRFSIEVVSQFRNSSVVTGGETHPFVAKYLKG, from the coding sequence ATGACGTCATTCGCGCTGATCGGTGCCGCCGGCTATATCGCGCCGCGCCACATGAAGGCCATCAAGGCCGTGGGCGGCGACCTCAAGGTCGCGTTCGACCCCAACGATTCCGTGGGCATCATCGACAGCCATTTCCCGCAGGCGCATTTCTTCACCGAATTCGAGCGCTTCGACAGGCATGTCGACAAGCTGCGCCGCCGCGACGAGCGCATCGACTATGTCGCCATCTGCTCGCCGAACTACCTGCACGACGCCCATATCCGCTTCGGCCTGCGCGCCGGCAGCGACGTGATCTGCGAGAAGCCGCTCGTCCTCAACCCCTGGAACATCGACGGGCTGATCGAGATCGAGCGCGACTCCGGCCGCAAGGTCAATACCATCCTGCAATTGCGGCTGCACCCGGCGATCCAGGCGCTGAAGCAGCGCATCGCGACCTCCAACGAGCGCCATTCCGTCGACCTGACCTACATCACCTCGCGCGGGCGCTGGTATCACGCCTCCTGGAAGGGCGACGACGCCAAGTCCGGCGGTGTCGCCACCAATATCGGCGTGCATTTCTTCGACATGCTCGCCTATGTCTTCGGCCCGCTCAAGTCGCAGACCGCGAACCTGCGCGAGGGCGAACGCGCCGGCGGCCTGCTCTCCTATGAGAAGGCCGATGTGCGCTGGTTCCTCTCGGTTGATTCCAACGACCTGCCGGACAGCGTGAAGGGCCAGAAGACGACCTACCGCTCGATCACCATGGACGGCGAGGAGGTCGAGTTCTCCGAGGGTTTCACCGACCTGCACACCCGCAGCTACGAGGAGATCCTCGCCGGCAAGGGCTACGGCCTCGAGGATGTCCGTTTCTCGATCGAGGTCGTCTCGCAGTTCCGCAATTCGTCGGTGGTCACCGGCGGCGAGACGCATCCCTTCGTCGCCAAGTATCTCAAGGGCTGA
- a CDS encoding ABC transporter permease, protein MAGSTLASPSADPAAGAAASPASVSPGRETWRRFRRHRLAMASTVVLGLLILGVIVGPWLWPVAINEIDFSAQLQGPSWAHPLGTDDLGQDLLARMMYGGRISLAVGLAAMVVATIVGVLIGALAGMSRKYADPFLMWVTDLFLSLPQLPLLLLIIYLFREQLKAVFGVEGGVFVLIVIVIGGLRWMPVARLVRAQFLSLREKEFVEAARAQGATKMRQMFRHILPNALGPVIVASTIEVSSAIIAESTLSFLGLGFPPDIPTWGRLLFDAKDQLDTAPHWALFPGAAIFLTVLSINFIGDGLRDALDPRRVI, encoded by the coding sequence ATGGCTGGCTCGACCCTCGCATCTCCTTCAGCTGATCCGGCTGCGGGCGCTGCCGCGAGCCCGGCCTCGGTCTCCCCGGGGCGGGAGACCTGGCGCCGCTTCCGCCGCCACCGCCTGGCCATGGCGAGCACCGTGGTGCTCGGCCTGCTGATCCTCGGCGTCATCGTCGGCCCCTGGCTGTGGCCGGTAGCGATCAACGAGATCGACTTCTCGGCGCAGCTCCAGGGTCCCTCCTGGGCGCATCCGCTCGGGACCGACGATCTCGGCCAGGACCTCCTCGCGCGCATGATGTATGGCGGGCGCATCTCGCTCGCGGTCGGCCTGGCGGCGATGGTGGTGGCGACGATCGTCGGCGTGCTCATCGGCGCGCTGGCCGGCATGTCGCGCAAATATGCCGACCCGTTCCTGATGTGGGTAACGGACCTGTTCCTGTCCCTGCCGCAGCTCCCGCTGCTGCTCCTGATCATCTACCTGTTCCGCGAGCAACTGAAGGCCGTGTTCGGCGTCGAGGGCGGCGTCTTCGTGCTGATCGTCATCGTCATCGGCGGCCTGCGCTGGATGCCGGTGGCGCGCCTTGTGCGCGCGCAGTTCCTCTCGCTGCGCGAGAAGGAATTCGTCGAGGCGGCCCGGGCACAGGGCGCGACCAAGATGCGCCAGATGTTCCGGCACATCCTGCCGAACGCTCTGGGGCCCGTCATCGTCGCCTCGACGATCGAGGTGTCCTCGGCGATCATCGCCGAATCGACGCTCTCCTTCCTCGGCCTCGGCTTCCCGCCGGACATCCCGACCTGGGGACGCCTGCTGTTCGACGCCAAGGACCAGCTCGACACCGCTCCGCACTGGGCCCTGTTCCCAGGCGCCGCGATCTTCCTTACCGTGCTCTCGATCAACTTCATCGGCGACGGCCTGCGCGATGCGCTCGATCCGCGTCGCGTCATCTGA
- a CDS encoding NAD(+) synthase, producing MSFRNIHAHGLVRIACAAPRLKVADPIFNMAETIAMLRRAEEGSASLCLFPELGISAYAIDDLLQQNALLDAVDDALARLVDESRNLRCVAVVGAPLRVEGRLFNCAVAIHRGRVLAAVPKTYLPNYREFYERRQFASGERASALYIDLCGQEVPFGTDILLAASDIPDLVVHMEICEDVWTPIPPSSYAALAGATLLLNLSASNVTIGKSDWRHALCKAHSGRCIAAYAYSAAGTGESTTDLAWDGQAMIYENGALLAEAERFAAEPQLIRADIDLERLAMDRIRQNTFGDSADLNRDRLGFRRIEFALEPDRDSDLGLVREVDRFPFVPNDDARLNELCFEAYNIQSHGLRKRLESTWLDKVVIGVSGGLDSTQALIVAAHTFDALGLPRENILAYTLPAFATSKDTKDNAWRLMRALGVSAEEIDMTPACRQMLVDIGHPFAKGEPVYDITFENVQAGARTSVLFRLANRHNALVMGTGDLSELALGWCTYGVGDHMSHYNVNGSVPKTLIQHLIRWVAQSGRFGAEASDVMLDILATEISPELVPGDGDKPAQKTEDFVGPYALQDFNLFYTTRYGFRPSKIAFLSEHAWRDAGAGDWPPNMEAGKRVAYDLPAIKRWLGVFIRRFFETSQFKRSAVPNGPKVSSGGSLSPRGDWRAPSDASAAPWLKDWERIPD from the coding sequence ATGAGTTTCCGCAATATCCATGCCCACGGTCTCGTCCGGATCGCCTGTGCCGCGCCGCGGTTGAAGGTGGCCGACCCGATTTTCAACATGGCCGAGACCATTGCGATGCTGCGGCGTGCGGAGGAGGGCTCCGCCTCGCTCTGCCTGTTCCCCGAACTCGGCATCAGCGCCTACGCCATCGACGATCTGCTCCAGCAAAACGCTCTGCTCGATGCCGTGGACGACGCGCTGGCCCGGCTCGTCGACGAAAGCCGCAACCTGCGCTGCGTCGCGGTGGTCGGTGCGCCCCTGCGCGTCGAGGGGCGGCTGTTCAACTGCGCCGTTGCGATCCATCGCGGTCGTGTTCTCGCCGCCGTGCCCAAGACCTACCTGCCGAACTACCGCGAATTCTATGAGCGCCGCCAGTTCGCCTCGGGCGAGCGGGCCAGCGCCCTCTATATCGATCTCTGCGGGCAGGAGGTGCCCTTCGGCACAGATATCCTGCTGGCGGCGAGCGATATCCCGGATCTCGTGGTCCATATGGAAATCTGCGAGGACGTCTGGACGCCGATCCCGCCTTCGTCCTATGCGGCGCTCGCCGGCGCGACGCTCCTGCTCAATCTCTCGGCTTCCAACGTCACCATCGGCAAGTCGGACTGGCGCCACGCGCTCTGCAAGGCGCATTCCGGCCGCTGCATCGCGGCCTATGCCTATTCCGCCGCCGGCACCGGTGAATCGACCACCGACCTCGCCTGGGACGGGCAGGCGATGATCTACGAGAACGGTGCCCTGCTGGCCGAGGCCGAGCGTTTCGCCGCCGAGCCGCAGCTCATCCGCGCCGATATCGATCTCGAACGGTTGGCGATGGACCGCATCCGCCAGAACACCTTCGGCGACAGCGCCGACCTCAACCGTGACCGGCTCGGCTTCCGCCGTATCGAATTCGCGCTGGAGCCCGATCGCGACAGCGATCTCGGTCTCGTCCGCGAGGTCGATCGTTTCCCCTTCGTGCCGAATGACGACGCCAGGCTGAACGAGCTCTGCTTCGAGGCCTACAACATCCAGTCGCACGGCCTGCGCAAGCGGCTGGAGAGCACATGGCTCGACAAGGTGGTGATCGGGGTCTCGGGCGGCCTCGACTCGACGCAGGCCCTGATCGTCGCGGCCCATACATTCGATGCGCTCGGCCTGCCCCGCGAAAACATCCTCGCCTATACGCTGCCGGCCTTCGCCACGAGCAAGGACACCAAGGACAATGCCTGGCGCCTGATGCGCGCGCTCGGCGTCAGCGCCGAGGAGATCGACATGACGCCGGCCTGCCGGCAGATGCTGGTCGATATCGGCCATCCCTTCGCCAAGGGCGAGCCCGTCTACGATATCACCTTCGAGAATGTGCAGGCCGGCGCGCGCACCTCCGTGCTCTTCCGTCTCGCCAACCGGCACAATGCGCTGGTGATGGGCACCGGCGACCTCTCGGAACTGGCGCTCGGCTGGTGCACCTACGGCGTCGGCGATCACATGTCGCATTACAACGTCAACGGCTCGGTGCCGAAGACGCTGATCCAGCACCTGATCCGCTGGGTTGCGCAATCCGGCCGCTTCGGCGCCGAGGCATCGGATGTCATGCTCGACATCCTCGCAACCGAGATATCGCCGGAGCTGGTGCCGGGCGATGGCGACAAGCCGGCGCAGAAGACCGAGGATTTCGTCGGCCCCTATGCGCTGCAGGATTTCAACCTGTTCTACACGACGCGCTACGGCTTCAGGCCCAGCAAGATCGCCTTCCTCTCCGAGCACGCCTGGCGCGATGCCGGCGCCGGAGACTGGCCGCCCAACATGGAGGCGGGAAAGCGCGTCGCCTATGATCTGCCGGCGATCAAGCGCTGGCTCGGCGTCTTCATCCGGCGCTTCTTCGAGACCAGCCAGTTCAAGCGCTCGGCCGTGCCGAATGGTCCGAAGGTCTCGTCCGGCGGCTCGCTCTCGCCGCGCGGCGACTGGCGCGCGCCCAGCGACGCCTCGGCTGCGCCCTGGCTCAAGGACTGGGAGCGGATTCCGGATTGA